A single region of the Sphingobium sp. TKS genome encodes:
- the nth gene encoding endonuclease III, whose translation MKKDQIFDFFSRLAEANPAPRTELEYGNDYQLLVAVVLSAQATDVGVNKATRALFRDVQTPQQMVDLGEEGLKAHIKTIGLFNAKAKNVIALSEILVRDFGGEVPQDRDVLTTLPGVGRKTANVVVNTAFGQETFAVDTHIFRVGNRTGLAPGKTPLAVELKLEKRVPGPFRRDAHHWLILHGRYVCKARKPECWRCIVADLCRFKPKTPAPGTAS comes from the coding sequence GTGAAGAAGGACCAGATCTTCGACTTTTTCAGCCGCCTTGCTGAAGCCAATCCGGCGCCCCGCACGGAGCTGGAATATGGCAATGACTATCAGCTTCTGGTCGCGGTGGTCCTCTCCGCACAGGCTACGGACGTCGGCGTCAACAAGGCGACACGCGCCCTGTTTCGCGATGTCCAAACGCCGCAGCAGATGGTGGACCTGGGCGAAGAGGGGCTTAAAGCACATATCAAGACCATCGGCCTGTTCAACGCCAAGGCGAAGAATGTCATCGCCCTTTCCGAGATATTGGTCCGCGATTTCGGCGGAGAGGTGCCGCAGGACCGCGACGTTCTGACCACCCTGCCCGGTGTGGGACGCAAGACGGCCAATGTCGTCGTCAACACCGCCTTCGGACAGGAAACTTTCGCGGTCGACACCCATATCTTCCGCGTTGGCAACCGGACCGGCCTGGCGCCGGGCAAAACCCCGCTGGCGGTGGAATTGAAGCTGGAAAAGCGCGTTCCCGGCCCTTTCCGCCGCGACGCCCACCACTGGCTGATCCTGCACGGCCGCTATGTGTGCAAGGCACGCAAGCCCGAATGCTGGCGCTGCATCGTGGCCGATCTATGCCGCTTCAAACCCAAGACGCCAGCGCCCGGAACGGCAAGCTGA
- the dapB gene encoding 4-hydroxy-tetrahydrodipicolinate reductase — MTSIGIFGAAGRMGHAIAQIAQEAGLKIAGGTDRSGEGELAPGIPITTDPLALAQRSDVLIDFSVPAALSAHLDACIAAKKPVLIGTTGLEPLHHALIDDAARQIPLLQTGNTSLGVNLLAALVEQAAARLGDDWDIEIVEMHHRHKVDAPSGTALLLGEAAARGRGITLADHSERGRDGITGARAKGAIGFAALRGGSVAGDHQVILATEGERIEIGHRAESRLIFARGAVKGAQWLIDQPIGRYDMKGVLGL, encoded by the coding sequence ATGACGAGCATCGGGATTTTCGGAGCAGCAGGCCGCATGGGACACGCCATCGCGCAGATCGCCCAGGAAGCCGGGCTGAAAATCGCCGGAGGCACCGACCGCAGCGGCGAAGGGGAACTTGCCCCCGGTATCCCCATCACCACCGATCCCCTCGCGCTGGCGCAACGGAGTGACGTGCTGATCGACTTTTCCGTGCCCGCTGCCCTGTCCGCCCATCTCGACGCCTGCATCGCGGCGAAGAAGCCCGTCCTGATCGGCACCACCGGGCTTGAACCCTTGCATCATGCGCTGATCGACGACGCCGCAAGGCAAATTCCGCTGCTCCAGACCGGCAACACCTCGCTCGGCGTCAACCTGCTGGCGGCGCTGGTGGAGCAGGCAGCCGCGCGCCTGGGCGACGATTGGGACATAGAGATTGTGGAAATGCACCACCGCCACAAGGTCGATGCCCCGTCCGGCACCGCCCTGCTGCTGGGCGAAGCGGCGGCGCGAGGACGCGGCATCACCCTGGCCGACCATAGCGAGCGCGGCCGCGACGGCATCACTGGCGCCCGGGCCAAAGGCGCGATCGGTTTCGCGGCCCTGCGCGGCGGCTCCGTGGCGGGCGACCATCAGGTCATCCTCGCCACCGAGGGCGAGCGGATCGAAATCGGCCATCGCGCCGAAAGCCGCCTCATCTTCGCGCGCGGCGCCGTCAAGGGTGCGCAATGGCTGATCGATCAGCCTATAGGCCGCTATGACATGAAAGGCGTTCTGGGCCTCTGA